A segment of the Halanaerobiales bacterium genome:
ACAAAACCAATGACAACCGCCATCATAACTATAAGTGCTGGTTCAATAAGAGAAACTGTTCCTTCAATTGTTGATTCAACATCTTTATCATAAAAATCAGAAATTTTATGAAGCATTTCATCAATAGAACCTGATTCTTCACCAACACTGATCATCTGGACTATCATTTTTGGATATAATTCTTCTTTATCATCAAGTGTTTTTGATAAGTTTTCTCCTTCTCTAACACGAGCTCTTGCTTCTACCAGTGAATTAGCATAAACCTTATTATTTACAACACTTTCTACAATTGAAAGAGATGATAAAAGATCAACTCCACTATCCATCAAAATAGCAAGAGTACTTGTTAAACGAGAAATATAAACTTTCTTAAACATTTTACCAAAAGCGGGTATTTTTAAAATTAATCTATCTATTGCTTTCTTACCAGGAGCCGTTCTATAATATCTAACTCCTATATAAAATAATGCTACAAAAAATATAATAATTGCCCACCAGTAATTTTGCATAAATGAGCTAAAACCCATTAACATTCTGGTTGGTAATGGTAACTGAGCACCAAAACCTGAAAACATATCTACAAAAGTAGGTACAACATTTGTTACCAAAAAGATAATAACTGATACAGCTACTAAAAGAATAGCTGCTGGATAATACATTGAAGATCTAATTTTTTTAT
Coding sequences within it:
- a CDS encoding type II secretion system F family protein, giving the protein MTPKFQYVAKNKAGDKIEGKIEADNSETVVKQLKERGYFVTNLKKKKEKTDVMEFFKFNKRVTISDLAIFSQQFSVMINAGVSLVESLEIMSRQIDHPRLKEVVIKIQEDVETGASLAEAMSEFPDVFPNLYVQLIKAGEAGGVLDKVLIKLKNHYERQNELNKKIRSSMYYPAAILLVAVSVIIFLVTNVVPTFVDMFSGFGAQLPLPTRMLMGFSSFMQNYWWAIIIFFVALFYIGVRYYRTAPGKKAIDRLILKIPAFGKMFKKVYISRLTSTLAILMDSGVDLLSSLSIVESVVNNKVYANSLVEARARVREGENLSKTLDDKEELYPKMIVQMISVGEESGSIDEMLHKISDFYDKDVESTIEGTVSLIEPALIVMMAVVIGFV